In Rhodanobacter humi, the genomic stretch ATGGACATGGACGAAGCCAGCAGCCACAGCCACGGGAATGGCGATGCGCGCGCATCCGGTGCGCCGATCATGAAGGGCATGAACATGAGCGGCATGGATATGCCCGGTCAGGGTGCCGCTTCCGCACCACCGCCCGCGAGGGCTAGCTCGGTCGGCTCGAAGCCGTCCAGTGACGGGCACGCCCATCTGTAGTGGCACGCGATGTCGACGCCGGCTCTCTACGGCGTCGACCGTGCCATTGGGGGAATGCAGTCGGTGCCGCTAAGGCTTGCTGAAGCCGAGGTGCAGGGTGATTTTGTCACCGGCTTTCAGGTGCGCTACCGAGGCCGGGGGAAAATGCAGCGTGAGGCCCATGCCGGCGGCACTAACCTTCATGATGCCGGTTTTCGCATCGATGGACGTCACGGTGGCGGGCATGGTGTGCATACCTTGCATGGCGTGATGCATGCCCATCATGCCGCGCATGTTGCCCTGCATGCTGCTCATCGAACCCATGCTCGACTTGGAACTGCTGGGCGCGGTGTTCTGGGCCAGTGCAACGCCGCTCAGTGCAAGCCCACCGAGTGCTGACATCACGACTTTGGAAAGCGTGTTCATCGCAACCTCCGTAGTAATAGCGATAGCAGTCACTGGAGTATGCACCTTCCCGGGATGGATACGGCTTGGCTCTTGAGTTGATTCGGGATCGGGCATTCCCTTGACAAGTAAATGCGAACAATTATTATTTACTCAATCGTCATCCTCTTTGCTGCATGCCTGCTCTCATGAAACTGTTTCTGCCTGCGATCCTGCTCTGTGCTGCACTCCCGTGCGTGGCGGAGGGTGCCGTACCCGAGTACACGCTGGTTATCCACAACCATACCTATCAACCGACGACGTTGAATGTACCGGCCAACACCAAGTTCAAGCTACTGGTGCGCAACGAGGACGCCACGCCGTCCGAGTTCGAGAGCAACGACTTCAACCGCGAGCAGATCGTGCTGCCGGGCACCACGGCAACCGTATTCGTCGGCCCGCTGGATCGCGGGAGCTACACCTTCTTTGATGATTTCCATCGCGCCACCGGCAACGGCGTGCTGGTCGTGCAGTGAGCCGCTGACATGCTTGGCATTGCATTGCTGGTTTTTCGTGAAGTGCTCGAAGCGGCGCTGATCGTCACCATCGTGGCAGCCGCCACCCGTGGCGTACCGCGGCGCGGCTTCTACATCAGCGGGGGCATCTTGCTGGGTGTGGTCGGTGCGGTGCTGGTGGCCGGCTTTGCCGGCTTCATCGAGCAGGCGGTGAATGGCGCCGGGCAGGAACTGTTCAACGCCGGGGTGTTGCTGACGGCGGTGCTGATGATCGGCTGGCACGTGGTGTGGATGTCCAGCCATGGCCGTGAACTGGCGCAGCAGATGCAGGTTGTCGGGCATGCTGTGAAGACTGGCTCCAGCTCGCTGACCATGCTGTTGGCGGTAGTGGCGCTGGCCGTACTTCGCGAGGGGTCGGAGGTCGTGCTGTTCTTGTACGGCATGGCCGCGGGCGGCGCTGGCACCGGTGATCTCGTGGCCGGGGTGCCGCTGGGCTTGATCGGCGGCGTTGGTGTTGGTTACGCGCTGTATTTCGGTCTGCTGCGCATTCCGCTGCGCCATTTCTTCAGCGCAACGAACGGGCTGCTGGTGCTGCTCGCTGCGGGGCTTGCTTCTACCGCCGCGCGTTTCCTGGTGCAGGCGGACTGGCTGCCGGCGTGGGGGGCGCAGTTGTGGAACAGCTCGGCGCTGCTGGATAACGGCTCGGTGCTGGGACAGGCGCTCCACATCCTGGTCGGCTACGACGCGCGGCCCAGCGGCATCCAAATCGCGTTCTACCTGATTACCGTGTTGCTGCTTGTGATGGGCATGCTGATGGCGCCACGCTTTGTAGCAAGGCCTGCGCCGTCGCCAGTTGCTGCCAATCAGCCTTCCTGAATCTCCGTGCGGTCGTGCGTGCCTGTCGTCATGGGCGATGGGCAGAGCCGCTCGCGTCCCGAATCCTGTGTGAGTTTCCCGATGACCCGTCTGGTCCGCTCAATGCCTTCCTCATCCTTGCAGCACAAACGCCTCCTTACCGTCGCTTGTCTCACCATCGCCTGCACGGTCGGTGCGCAACAGGCGCATGCCGACGACTTCGTCGTGTATTC encodes the following:
- a CDS encoding FTR1 family iron permease, which translates into the protein MLGIALLVFREVLEAALIVTIVAAATRGVPRRGFYISGGILLGVVGAVLVAGFAGFIEQAVNGAGQELFNAGVLLTAVLMIGWHVVWMSSHGRELAQQMQVVGHAVKTGSSSLTMLLAVVALAVLREGSEVVLFLYGMAAGGAGTGDLVAGVPLGLIGGVGVGYALYFGLLRIPLRHFFSATNGLLVLLAAGLASTAARFLVQADWLPAWGAQLWNSSALLDNGSVLGQALHILVGYDARPSGIQIAFYLITVLLLVMGMLMAPRFVARPAPSPVAANQPS
- a CDS encoding cupredoxin domain-containing protein, with product MKLFLPAILLCAALPCVAEGAVPEYTLVIHNHTYQPTTLNVPANTKFKLLVRNEDATPSEFESNDFNREQIVLPGTTATVFVGPLDRGSYTFFDDFHRATGNGVLVVQ